From one bacterium Scap17 genomic stretch:
- a CDS encoding uracil-DNA glycosylase, giving the protein MPLETAASGRSEVLPADWQAHLGPEFQADYMQRLRNFLRAEKDAGKVIYPHSDDWFRAFWLTPLSNVKVVILGQDPYHGPGQAHGLCFSVRPGVRPPPSLKNIYKELATDVGVEPVDHGFLESWAKQGVLLLNSVLTVEQGKAASHQKQGWEQFTDRAIDVINQHCQGVVFLLWGSHAQKKARAVDTQKHLVLHAPHPSPLAAHRGFFGSRHFSQANAWLEARGEKPIDWQLPSSE; this is encoded by the coding sequence ATGCCGTTGGAGACTGCCGCGAGTGGCCGCTCCGAGGTGCTGCCTGCCGATTGGCAGGCGCATCTTGGCCCTGAGTTTCAGGCTGACTACATGCAGCGTCTGCGCAACTTTCTGCGCGCCGAGAAAGATGCCGGCAAGGTCATCTATCCGCATTCCGATGACTGGTTCCGTGCCTTCTGGCTGACGCCGCTCTCCAACGTCAAGGTCGTGATTCTCGGGCAGGACCCGTATCACGGCCCGGGCCAGGCGCACGGACTGTGCTTCTCGGTACGACCCGGGGTGCGCCCGCCGCCTTCGCTGAAGAACATCTACAAGGAACTGGCCACCGATGTCGGCGTCGAACCCGTCGATCACGGTTTCCTCGAGAGTTGGGCGAAGCAGGGCGTCTTGCTCCTCAACAGCGTGCTGACCGTCGAGCAGGGCAAGGCCGCCTCGCATCAGAAGCAGGGATGGGAGCAATTCACCGACCGCGCCATCGACGTGATCAACCAGCACTGCCAGGGTGTCGTCTTCCTGCTCTGGGGCAGTCATGCCCAGAAGAAGGCCCGCGCTGTGGACACCCAGAAGCACCTGGTGCTCCACGCGCCACACCCATCCCCCCTCGCAGCGCACCGCGGTTTCTTCGGCTCTCGCCACTTCTCGCAAGCCAACGCCTGGCTGGAAGCGCGTGGGGAAAAGCCGATCGACTGGCAGTTGCCTTCCAGTGAGTAA
- a CDS encoding xanthine phosphoribosyltransferase has translation MSSERYHDHFIVSWDLLHRDVRALCHDLSGRDYKGIIAITRGGLIPAGLIARELGIRHIDTVCIKSYHDHMEQGGLEVVKGVNHDGDGWLLVDDLVDTGNTARAVRDMLPKAHFVTVYAKPEGRPLVDGFITEVPQNCWIQFPWDMGIAYVEPIAEQLKKQESDS, from the coding sequence ATGTCTTCCGAACGCTACCACGACCACTTCATCGTCTCCTGGGATCTGCTGCACCGTGATGTGCGCGCGCTATGTCACGACCTCAGCGGTCGCGATTACAAGGGCATCATCGCCATCACCCGCGGTGGCCTGATTCCGGCCGGCCTGATCGCCCGCGAGCTGGGTATCCGCCACATCGATACCGTGTGCATCAAGAGCTATCACGACCACATGGAGCAGGGTGGTCTGGAAGTGGTCAAGGGCGTCAATCACGATGGTGACGGCTGGCTGCTGGTCGATGACCTGGTCGACACCGGCAATACCGCACGCGCGGTCCGTGACATGCTGCCCAAGGCGCACTTCGTGACCGTCTATGCCAAGCCGGAAGGGCGTCCGCTGGTCGATGGCTTCATCACCGAAGTGCCGCAGAACTGCTGGATCCAGTTCCCGTGGGACATGGGTATCGCCTACGTCGAGCCGATCGCCGAGCAGCTCAAGAAGCAAGAGAGCGATAGCTGA
- a CDS encoding adenine phosphoribosyltransferase, producing MSIYSDYIKSVIRTVPDWPQEGVNFRDITPVLQNSAAFRKLIDSFVHRYQEMEIDAIAAIDARGFIIGAPLAYELGCSFVPVRKKGKLPFKTISETYTLEYGESTVELHSDAFREGDRILVMDDLIATGGTMLAACKLIERTGGVVVETAAIIDLPEIGGSARIREEGHSVFAACSFTESE from the coding sequence ATGAGCATCTACAGTGACTACATCAAGTCTGTCATCCGCACCGTGCCGGACTGGCCCCAGGAAGGCGTCAACTTCCGTGACATCACGCCGGTACTGCAGAATTCCGCCGCATTCCGCAAGCTGATCGACTCCTTCGTGCACCGCTATCAGGAGATGGAAATCGACGCCATCGCCGCCATCGATGCACGTGGCTTCATCATCGGCGCACCGTTGGCCTACGAGCTGGGCTGCAGCTTCGTGCCGGTGCGCAAGAAGGGCAAGCTGCCGTTCAAGACCATCAGCGAGACCTACACGCTGGAATACGGTGAGTCCACCGTCGAGCTGCACTCCGATGCCTTCCGTGAAGGCGATCGCATCCTGGTGATGGATGACCTGATCGCCACCGGCGGCACCATGCTGGCGGCCTGCAAGCTGATCGAGCGCACCGGTGGTGTGGTCGTCGAGACGGCAGCCATCATCGATCTGCCGGAAATCGGCGGCTCCGCGCGCATTCGTGAAGAAGGCCACAGCGTCTTCGCGGCGTGCAGCTTCACCGAATCCGAGTAA
- a CDS encoding NCS2 family permease, whose translation MLERLFKLSEHGTNVRTEVIAGFTSFLAMAYIIFVAPSMLASTGMDHGAVFVATCLAAAIGCLVMGLYANYPIALAPGMGLTAFFTYTVAGQMGVPWQVALGAVFLSGVSFFLLSAFKIREWIINAIPASLKTGIAAGIGLFMAIIALQGSGIVVDAPGTLVTLGDLSSPAAMYALLSFFLIVALSYRKVIGAVMIGILVVTLLATLTGNNDFHGFASMPPSMLPTLAELDIAGAFNLGMVSIIFAFLFVDLFDTSGTLIAVSQQAGLTNERGHLPRLGRALMADSSATMVGSVMGTSNVTSYIESATGVAAGGRTGLTAVVVAGLFLVSLFLSPLATSIPAFATAGALLYVACLMTGGLARIDWNDITEAAPVVIATLVMPLTYSIANGIALGFISYAVIKLFSGRYRDLSPGLVILAILFACKYLFLDGAL comes from the coding sequence ATGCTGGAACGTCTTTTCAAGCTCTCCGAGCACGGTACCAATGTGCGTACCGAAGTCATCGCAGGATTTACCTCCTTCCTCGCGATGGCCTATATCATCTTCGTGGCCCCCTCGATGCTGGCCTCCACCGGCATGGATCACGGCGCCGTGTTCGTCGCGACCTGTCTGGCGGCAGCCATCGGCTGTCTGGTCATGGGGCTCTACGCCAACTACCCGATCGCGCTGGCGCCGGGCATGGGGCTGACGGCCTTCTTCACCTATACGGTCGCCGGTCAGATGGGCGTGCCCTGGCAGGTCGCGCTGGGCGCGGTATTCCTGTCCGGGGTGAGCTTTTTCCTGCTGTCCGCCTTCAAGATTCGCGAGTGGATCATCAATGCCATTCCCGCCTCGCTGAAGACCGGCATCGCCGCAGGCATCGGCCTGTTCATGGCGATCATCGCCCTGCAGGGCAGCGGCATCGTCGTCGACGCCCCGGGCACGCTGGTCACGCTGGGCGATCTGTCTTCGCCGGCGGCCATGTATGCATTGCTCTCGTTCTTTTTGATCGTCGCGCTGTCCTACCGCAAGGTGATCGGTGCGGTGATGATCGGCATTCTTGTCGTGACTCTGCTGGCGACCCTGACCGGCAACAATGACTTCCACGGCTTTGCCTCGATGCCGCCGAGCATGCTGCCGACATTGGCGGAGCTCGATATCGCCGGCGCCTTCAATCTGGGCATGGTGTCGATCATCTTCGCCTTCCTGTTCGTCGATCTGTTCGACACCTCGGGCACGCTGATCGCTGTCTCCCAGCAGGCTGGCCTGACCAATGAGCGTGGCCACCTGCCACGCCTGGGACGGGCCTTGATGGCCGACTCCAGTGCCACCATGGTCGGCTCTGTCATGGGCACCTCGAACGTGACCAGCTACATCGAATCTGCCACCGGCGTGGCCGCCGGCGGACGTACCGGCCTGACGGCCGTGGTCGTTGCCGGCCTGTTTCTCGTCAGTCTGTTCCTGTCGCCGCTGGCGACCTCGATTCCGGCCTTCGCCACTGCCGGTGCGCTGCTGTATGTCGCCTGCTTGATGACGGGTGGCCTGGCACGCATCGACTGGAACGACATTACTGAAGCGGCACCGGTGGTGATCGCCACCCTGGTGATGCCGCTGACCTACTCGATTGCCAACGGGATCGCGCTGGGCTTCATCAGCTACGCCGTGATCAAGCTGTTCTCCGGCCGTTATCGTGATCTGAGCCCGGGGCTGGTGATTCTCGCCATCCTGTTCGCCTGCAAATACCTGTTCCTCGACGGAGCCCTCTAA
- a CDS encoding riboflavin synthase, translating into MFTGIVQGMAEVVAIEERTDFRTHQVRLPAGLEAGLELGASVAHNGCCLTVTALEGQLASFDLMRETLRLTNLGELEVGSVVNVERAARFGDEIGGHSMSGHVMAMVTIDAIEATADNRRIWFQAPAELMRFLFDKGYVGLDGVSLTIGEVQGTRFCVNLIPETLERTLMGVRAVGDQVNLEVDPQTQAIVETVERVMASRLA; encoded by the coding sequence ATGTTCACGGGTATCGTACAAGGCATGGCGGAAGTGGTGGCCATTGAGGAACGCACTGACTTTCGCACGCATCAGGTCCGGTTGCCGGCGGGGCTGGAGGCGGGGCTGGAGCTGGGGGCCTCGGTGGCCCATAACGGTTGCTGTCTGACCGTGACGGCGCTTGAGGGCCAACTGGCCAGCTTTGACCTGATGCGCGAGACGCTGCGTCTGACCAATCTGGGCGAGCTCGAGGTGGGCAGCGTCGTGAACGTGGAGCGAGCGGCACGCTTTGGCGACGAGATCGGTGGGCACTCGATGTCCGGGCACGTGATGGCGATGGTGACCATCGATGCCATCGAAGCCACTGCCGACAATCGTCGTATCTGGTTCCAGGCGCCGGCCGAGCTGATGCGTTTTCTGTTCGACAAGGGCTATGTGGGTCTTGACGGTGTCAGCCTGACGATCGGCGAGGTGCAGGGTACGCGCTTCTGCGTCAATCTGATTCCCGAGACGCTCGAGCGCACCCTGATGGGAGTCCGTGCCGTCGGGGATCAGGTCAACCTTGAAGTCGACCCGCAGACGCAAGCCATTGTCGAGACCGTCGAGCGGGTCATGGCCTCCCGTCTGGCATGA
- a CDS encoding methionine ABC transporter ATP-binding protein has translation MITLKNVSKTYGSGDKAVVALKDASLTVPQGAITGVIGLSGAGKSTLIRCVNLLERPTAGSVVVDGQELTELDESTLRSARHQIGMIFQHFNLLSSRTVFANVALPLELAGISKDEISKRVEPLLELTGLSDKAGQYPAQLSGGQKQRVAIARALASRPKVLLCDEATSALDPQTTTSILELLKDINTKLGLTILLITHEMEVVKSICDQVALISGGELVEVASVGDFFTAPQTRLGREFLNDFLELEPPRALVERLEATAGPHTHPVVRLAFSGDAVSTPLISRLARECQVDVSILQAKVESIQDRTLGLMIAELMGDSTQTRQALDYLESHDLKVEVLGHVTRTA, from the coding sequence ATGATCACACTCAAGAACGTCTCCAAGACTTACGGCAGTGGTGACAAGGCCGTGGTCGCGCTCAAGGATGCCAGCCTCACGGTTCCTCAGGGCGCCATTACCGGTGTCATCGGCCTGTCCGGTGCCGGCAAGTCGACCCTCATTCGCTGCGTCAACCTGCTCGAACGGCCCACCGCCGGTAGCGTCGTCGTCGATGGCCAGGAGCTGACCGAGCTCGACGAGTCCACCCTGCGCAGCGCTCGCCACCAGATCGGCATGATCTTCCAGCACTTCAATCTGCTCTCTTCACGCACGGTCTTCGCCAATGTGGCATTGCCACTGGAGCTGGCTGGCATCTCGAAAGACGAGATCAGCAAGCGCGTCGAGCCATTGCTGGAGCTGACCGGTCTGAGCGACAAGGCCGGCCAGTACCCTGCCCAGCTGTCTGGCGGCCAGAAGCAGCGTGTGGCCATCGCCCGTGCGCTGGCCAGCCGGCCCAAGGTGCTGCTGTGCGACGAGGCCACCTCGGCACTCGACCCCCAGACCACCACGTCCATTCTCGAGCTGCTCAAGGACATCAACACCAAGCTGGGGCTGACGATCCTGCTGATCACCCACGAGATGGAAGTGGTCAAGAGCATCTGCGATCAGGTCGCCTTGATCAGCGGCGGTGAACTGGTGGAAGTGGCCTCGGTGGGCGATTTCTTCACCGCGCCGCAGACCCGCCTGGGCCGCGAGTTCCTCAATGACTTCCTGGAGCTTGAGCCGCCGCGTGCGCTGGTCGAGCGCCTCGAAGCCACCGCGGGCCCGCACACCCACCCGGTGGTGCGCCTGGCCTTCAGCGGCGACGCCGTCTCCACGCCGCTGATCTCGCGCCTGGCGCGTGAATGCCAGGTGGATGTCAGCATCCTGCAGGCCAAGGTGGAATCCATCCAGGACCGCACCCTGGGCCTGATGATCGCCGAACTGATGGGCGACAGCACCCAGACCCGGCAAGCGCTCGACTATCTCGAATCCCACGACCTGAAAGTGGAGGTGCTCGGTCATGTCACCCGCACTGCTTGA
- a CDS encoding ABC transporter permease, with protein MSPALLELVLSSTLETLYMVAVAGLISAALGIPLGVALYTSRPGQILARPALNSVLSIITNIGRSVPFIILMVAIIPLTRLIAGSSIGTNAAIVPLTIASIPFVARLIEGALNEVGPGLVEAAQAMGATPMQIITKVLLPEARGGIINGLTITVVTLISYSAMAGTVGGGGLGDLGIRYGYNRFDPMVMLVTVVILVVMVQGFQSLGDHLVRKSNHK; from the coding sequence ATGTCACCCGCACTGCTTGAACTCGTCCTGTCCTCCACCCTCGAGACCCTGTACATGGTCGCGGTGGCAGGTCTGATCTCCGCGGCACTCGGCATTCCACTGGGCGTGGCACTCTACACCTCGCGCCCCGGCCAGATTCTGGCGCGCCCGGCACTCAACAGCGTGCTGAGCATCATCACCAACATCGGCCGCTCGGTGCCGTTCATCATCCTGATGGTGGCGATCATCCCGCTGACGCGTCTGATCGCGGGCAGCTCGATCGGCACCAATGCCGCCATCGTGCCGCTGACCATCGCCTCGATTCCCTTCGTCGCCCGCCTGATCGAAGGCGCGCTGAATGAAGTCGGCCCGGGGCTGGTCGAGGCCGCACAGGCCATGGGCGCCACGCCGATGCAGATCATCACCAAGGTGCTGCTGCCGGAAGCACGCGGCGGCATCATCAATGGCCTGACCATCACCGTGGTGACGCTGATCAGCTATTCCGCCATGGCCGGCACCGTCGGTGGCGGTGGCCTGGGGGATCTTGGCATCCGCTACGGCTACAACCGCTTCGACCCGATGGTGATGCTGGTGACCGTGGTCATCCTCGTCGTCATGGTGCAGGGCTTCCAGAGCCTGGGCGACCATCTGGTGCGCAAGTCGAACCACAAGTAA
- a CDS encoding MetQ/NlpA family ABC transporter substrate-binding protein, whose translation MLNTLSSPLRLAGAATLLGATLLAGCGNDASDENTLKMGTVAGPETEVMKVAAEIAKEKYDLNVEITEFTDYVSPNAALADGSLDANAYQHQPYMESMVRERGYEFASAGKTFVYPIGAYSEKYADISELPDGATIALPNDPSNEGRSLILMHDLGMIELTDKSNLEATPIDVAKNPHDYQFKEIEAAQLPRILPDVDLAFINNTFAQPAGLKPEDALIREGAESPYVNLIVVRQGDEDSEKVQKLVKAYQTPEVEAKAEELFKGAAVPGWK comes from the coding sequence ATGCTGAACACGCTTTCTTCCCCACTGCGCCTTGCCGGTGCTGCCACTCTGCTCGGCGCCACTCTGCTGGCAGGCTGCGGCAACGACGCGTCCGACGAGAACACCCTCAAGATGGGTACCGTCGCAGGCCCGGAAACCGAGGTGATGAAGGTCGCGGCCGAGATCGCCAAGGAAAAGTACGACCTGAACGTCGAGATCACCGAGTTCACTGACTACGTGTCTCCGAACGCCGCGCTGGCCGATGGCTCTCTGGACGCCAACGCCTACCAGCACCAGCCGTACATGGAATCCATGGTGCGTGAGCGTGGCTACGAGTTCGCCAGCGCCGGCAAGACCTTCGTGTACCCGATCGGCGCCTACTCCGAGAAGTACGCAGACATCAGCGAACTGCCGGACGGCGCGACCATCGCCCTGCCGAACGATCCGTCCAACGAAGGCCGCTCCCTGATCCTGATGCACGACCTGGGCATGATCGAGCTGACCGACAAGAGCAACCTCGAAGCGACCCCGATCGATGTCGCCAAGAACCCGCATGACTACCAGTTCAAGGAAATCGAGGCTGCCCAGCTGCCGCGCATCCTGCCGGACGTCGACCTGGCCTTCATCAACAACACCTTCGCCCAGCCGGCTGGCTTGAAGCCGGAAGACGCGCTGATCCGTGAAGGCGCCGAGTCCCCGTACGTCAACCTGATCGTCGTGCGTCAGGGCGATGAAGACAGCGAGAAGGTGCAGAAGCTGGTCAAGGCCTACCAGACGCCGGAAGTCGAAGCCAAGGCGGAAGAGCTGTTCAAGGGCGCGGCGGTACCGGGCTGGAAGTAA
- a CDS encoding GAF domain-containing protein — MATRPDYSLLARQLDAILDTRDWLTNASQTAAFINMTVEDLNWAGFYVQRQPQILHLGPFQGQPACHPIPFTKGVCGAAATERTTQRVADVHAFPGHIACDAASRSELVVPVIIEQDGEQVVWGVLDLDSPSPERFSEQDQAGIERLVEVFIASSDFDSVPA, encoded by the coding sequence ATGGCCACTCGCCCTGACTACTCACTGCTGGCCCGCCAGCTGGACGCCATCCTCGACACTCGCGACTGGCTGACCAACGCCTCCCAGACGGCTGCCTTCATCAACATGACGGTGGAAGACCTCAACTGGGCAGGTTTCTATGTGCAACGTCAGCCGCAAATCCTGCACCTGGGGCCGTTCCAGGGTCAGCCGGCCTGCCATCCGATTCCCTTCACCAAGGGCGTATGTGGTGCCGCCGCCACTGAGCGCACCACCCAGCGTGTCGCTGACGTGCACGCCTTCCCGGGGCATATCGCCTGCGACGCCGCCTCACGCAGCGAGCTGGTAGTCCCGGTGATCATCGAGCAGGACGGTGAGCAGGTAGTGTGGGGTGTGCTGGACCTGGACAGCCCCAGCCCCGAGCGCTTCAGTGAGCAGGATCAGGCCGGCATCGAGCGCCTGGTCGAGGTCTTCATCGCCTCCAGCGACTTCGACAGCGTGCCTGCTTGA
- a CDS encoding alpha/beta hydrolase, producing MPATAPPHAEASLQNHDDAHAGLDRVITHLERIKAFTARTGNDLGAKRTLLEAYFAADASILDTGVTPRLMMVPGGEGERVCEVLPAPDDVPARPRRLLYVHGGSWIAGSPAGHRPLASRLGRAARAETYTLDYRLAPEAAFPAGLQDVLAAWRWLCDEYPQDHLLLAGDSAGGNLTLAALNALKSAGERLPDAVIAFSPATDLSWGSASLSRKAEVDPILDPNRLPFVSMAYVQDGTDMSDPRISPLEGNLFDLPPTLIQCGEAEILLDDSRRYAAQAQDCGSPVTLSLWPDMPHVFVGFAPLLSAANAALDEAREFLDTALG from the coding sequence ATGCCAGCGACCGCACCTCCTCATGCAGAAGCCTCCCTCCAGAATCACGATGACGCCCACGCCGGGCTTGATCGGGTCATCACGCACCTTGAGCGCATCAAGGCCTTCACCGCACGCACCGGCAATGACCTCGGCGCCAAGCGCACCCTGCTTGAGGCTTACTTCGCCGCCGATGCCAGCATTCTCGACACTGGCGTGACACCGCGTCTCATGATGGTGCCGGGTGGCGAGGGAGAGCGTGTCTGTGAGGTATTGCCAGCACCCGATGACGTACCAGCCCGCCCGCGTCGCCTGCTGTATGTGCATGGTGGCAGCTGGATCGCAGGCTCACCTGCCGGTCATCGCCCGCTGGCCAGCCGTCTGGGCCGTGCGGCACGCGCCGAGACCTACACCCTGGATTATCGTCTCGCGCCAGAGGCCGCCTTCCCGGCCGGCCTGCAGGACGTGTTGGCCGCGTGGCGCTGGCTGTGTGACGAATACCCGCAGGACCACCTGCTGCTGGCCGGTGACAGCGCGGGCGGCAACCTCACACTGGCAGCCCTGAATGCACTCAAGAGTGCAGGCGAGCGGCTGCCGGATGCTGTAATCGCCTTCTCGCCCGCCACCGACCTCAGCTGGGGCAGCGCTTCGCTGTCGCGCAAGGCCGAGGTGGACCCGATCCTCGACCCCAACCGGCTGCCTTTCGTGAGCATGGCCTACGTGCAGGACGGTACCGACATGAGCGACCCGCGCATCTCGCCACTGGAGGGAAACCTGTTTGATCTGCCTCCGACACTGATCCAGTGCGGCGAAGCCGAGATTCTGCTCGATGACAGCCGTCGCTATGCCGCCCAGGCACAGGACTGCGGCTCGCCCGTCACCCTGAGCCTGTGGCCGGATATGCCACATGTCTTCGTCGGCTTCGCTCCGCTGCTGAGCGCTGCCAATGCCGCGCTCGATGAGGCACGTGAATTCCTCGATACTGCGCTTGGCTGA
- a CDS encoding aquaporin family protein, protein MWTDVMTGEFLGTTFMILLGGGVVANAMLRGTKGAGSSWLMINAGWGFAVMVGVLVSTSTGSPYGDLNPAVTLAKYLLGIHVSELKVARMMLAELLGCFMGAVLVWAAYYPHWKVTRDPLRKRAVFCTDPAVNNKTVNVISEAIATVVLIFAIGSMVESSMVTDQALPYLIGLLVWAIGLSLGGPTGNAMNPARDLAPRIAHWVLPIAGKGSSGWRYAWVPIAGPLLGAVVAAGLRGVLL, encoded by the coding sequence ATGTGGACTGACGTCATGACAGGCGAGTTTCTGGGCACCACCTTCATGATTCTGCTGGGAGGTGGCGTGGTCGCCAATGCGATGCTCAGAGGCACCAAGGGAGCGGGTTCCAGCTGGTTGATGATCAATGCCGGCTGGGGATTTGCCGTGATGGTCGGGGTGCTGGTGTCTACCTCGACGGGGTCGCCCTACGGCGATCTCAATCCGGCGGTGACGCTGGCGAAATATCTGCTGGGCATCCATGTCAGTGAGCTCAAGGTCGCCAGGATGATGCTGGCGGAGCTGCTGGGCTGCTTCATGGGGGCGGTGCTGGTATGGGCGGCTTATTACCCGCATTGGAAGGTGACTCGAGATCCGCTGCGCAAGCGTGCGGTCTTCTGCACTGACCCGGCAGTGAACAACAAGACAGTCAATGTCATCAGTGAAGCGATCGCGACGGTAGTGCTCATCTTTGCCATCGGCAGCATGGTCGAAAGTTCCATGGTCACTGATCAGGCACTGCCATATCTGATCGGTCTGCTGGTCTGGGCGATCGGTCTGTCACTGGGTGGGCCCACCGGCAACGCGATGAATCCGGCGCGCGACCTGGCGCCGCGTATCGCGCATTGGGTGTTGCCGATTGCCGGCAAGGGCAGTTCGGGCTGGCGCTATGCCTGGGTACCGATCGCCGGCCCCTTGCTGGGTGCCGTGGTGGCAGCCGGATTGCGGGGAGTTTTGCTGTAG
- a CDS encoding aquaporin family protein, whose translation MWTDVMTGEFLGCLFLILFGGGVVANVVLSDTKGNGSGWIVITTGWGFAVMIGVFVAVSTGSPQADLNPAVTLAKYLLGVHATLMEVAQHIIAQMLGCFAGAVMVWLAYLPHWKRTSDADLKRAVFCTDPAVECRLGNMLSEVIGTVVLIFGIGAIVGSGTISAGLLPYLVGMLVWAIGLSLGGATGYAINPARDLGPRIAHSLLPIHGKGASGWGYAWVPIAGPLAGALIAASMWHLLLL comes from the coding sequence ATGTGGACCGATGTCATGACAGGCGAGTTTCTCGGCTGTCTGTTCCTTATCCTGTTTGGCGGTGGCGTGGTCGCCAATGTGGTGCTGTCTGACACCAAGGGCAATGGCTCCGGCTGGATCGTGATCACCACCGGCTGGGGCTTTGCGGTGATGATTGGCGTGTTCGTGGCCGTCTCGACCGGCTCGCCCCAGGCAGACCTCAATCCGGCGGTGACCCTGGCCAAGTACCTGCTCGGAGTGCATGCCACCCTCATGGAGGTGGCGCAGCATATCATCGCGCAGATGCTCGGGTGTTTCGCCGGTGCCGTGATGGTATGGCTGGCCTATCTGCCGCACTGGAAACGCACCAGTGATGCTGACCTCAAGCGGGCGGTGTTCTGCACGGATCCGGCAGTCGAGTGTCGCCTGGGCAACATGCTCAGCGAGGTGATCGGTACCGTGGTGCTGATCTTCGGTATCGGCGCCATCGTCGGCTCCGGCACCATCAGCGCCGGCCTGCTGCCCTATCTGGTCGGGATGCTGGTATGGGCCATCGGCCTCTCGCTGGGTGGCGCGACGGGCTATGCCATCAATCCGGCGCGTGATCTGGGCCCACGTATCGCGCACTCGCTGCTGCCGATCCACGGCAAGGGTGCATCCGGCTGGGGCTATGCCTGGGTGCCGATCGCCGGGCCTCTGGCGGGTGCCTTGATCGCGGCCTCCATGTGGCACCTGCTGCTGCTGTAA